From the genome of Coffea eugenioides isolate CCC68of unplaced genomic scaffold, Ceug_1.0 ScVebR1_1515;HRSCAF=2378, whole genome shotgun sequence, one region includes:
- the LOC113755478 gene encoding cytochrome P450 71A2-like, which translates to MYTLPNEQIIAFFFKHSISLLLCFLFTIFVVKWRNSTSNNSQNLPPSPPKLPIIGNLHQLGSIPQRSLKALAQKYGSPMLLHLGSKPVLIISSPDAAEEVMKTHDLIFANRPKAGFAGRLLYNFKDIAFASYGEYWRQVKCICVLQLLSHKRVQSFRSIREEEIALLLETIRESCASSSVILINKILARLTNNIVSRVAIGKRYSGEESGSRFQQLFVELTMLLGVFNVGDYVPWLAWINNINGLEAKVKKVAKNFDEYLEKLLEEGVKKQDKRGNKNGGDEKHQQNLVDVLLEIQGTDATNFALERDSLKAIIMDMFVGGTDTTSSLLEWTISELLRNTNAMQKLHKEVRQFLGSKSCIREDDLENLHYLKAVIKEALRLHPPVPLLLPRESSKAVKIMGYDIAAGTQVIINAWAIARDPKLWEAAEEFQPERFLNSSLDFKGQNFEYIPFGSGRRSCPGSAFSMVTAELALANLICNFDFQLAGGARPEDLDMTEAHGIVTPRKVPLLLVASLPN; encoded by the exons ATGTATACACTTCCAAATGAGCAAATAATTGCCTTCTTCTTCAAACATTCTATCTCATTACTTCTTTGTTTCCTCTTCACTATCTTTGTTGTCAAATGGCGAAATTCCACTTCAAACAACTCACAAAACCTTCCACCTTCCCCTCCAAAGCTACCCATAATCGGAAACCTTCATCAACTCGGTTCAATCCCTCAACGCTCTCTGAAAGCATTAGCTCAAAAATACGGTTCCCCAATGCTGCTTCATCTAGGCAGCAAGCCGGTGTTAATTATCTCCTCCCCTGATGCAGCTGAAGAAGTCATGAAAACACATGATTTAATCTTTGCCAATAGGCCTAAAGCAGGCTTTGCTGGAAGGCTTCTGTACAATTTCAAGGACATAGCGTTTGCTTCCTATGGTGAGTATTGGAGGCAGGTAAAATGCATATGTGTACTACAGCTTCTAAGCCACAAGAGGGTTCAGTCATTTCGAAGCATAAGGGAAGAAGAGATTGCACTATTGTTGGAAACAATTAGAGAATCTTGTGCTTCGTCTTCAGTAATacttataaataaaattttggcaAGGCTTACGAACAATATAGTTTCGAGAGTTGCCATTGGGAAAAGGTATTCGGGAGAGGAAAGTGGGAGCAGGTTTCAGCAACTCTTTGTGGAACTTACCATGTTGTTGGGTGTTTTCAATGTTGGAGATTACGTCCCATGGCTTGCATGGATAAATAATATCAATGGCTTGGAAGCAAAGGTGAAAAAAGTGGCCAAAAATTTCGATGAATATCTGGAAAAACTTCTTGAAGAGGGAGTGAAGAAGCAGGACAAAAGAGGAAACAAGAATGGTGGTGATGAGAAACATCAGCAGAATCTTGTGGATGTTTTGCTTGAAATCCAGGGAACAGATGCCACCAATTTTGCTCTTGAGCGAGATTCCCTTAAAGCCATCATCATG gACATGTTTGTTGGTGGAACTGACACTACATCATCGCTGCTAGAGTGGACAATTTCAGAGCTATTAAGAAACACAAATGCCatgcaaaaattgcataaagaAGTGAGACAATTCTTAGGAAGCAAATCATGCATCAGGGAAGATGATTTAGAGAATCTCCATTACCTAAAAGCAGTAATAAAAGAGGCTCTTCGTTTGCATCCACCAGTTCCATTACTTCTTCCTCGTGAATCAAGCAAGGCAGTCAAAATAATGGGATACGATATAGCTGCCGGCACTCAAGTGATTATCAATGCTTGGGCGATCGCAAGGGACCCAAAATTGTGGGAAGCTGCCGAGGAATTTCAGCCAGAGAGGTTCTTGAATAGCTCGTTGGACTTTAAAGGGCAAAATTTTGAGTACATCCCATTTGGTTCTGGGAGGAGGAGCTGCCCTGGTTCTGCGTTTTCTATGGTTACAGCTGAACTTGCACTTGCAAATTTGATCTGCAACTTCGATTTTCAATTGGCTGGTGGAGCAAGACCAGAAGATTTGGATATGACTGAAGCACATGGGATCGTTACACCGAGGAAAGTCCCACTTCTACTAGTTGCAAGTCTACCTAATTAG